In Primulina huaijiensis isolate GDHJ02 chromosome 16, ASM1229523v2, whole genome shotgun sequence, a single genomic region encodes these proteins:
- the LOC140962104 gene encoding uncharacterized protein encodes MSDQETILFREIQQEDTNFEADALNRLHLSTAVHHHHPTTATPYQTAAEPPESCTTFSNTKKRQFLPPTALQEPSKRANLQCSCPHAPNAAANNNSSTNPFLGFTALPLPLPFPSSPSLPLRRTISEPTHFSGHILNPPLQEGPVINKKEAGSSTILRTISDPTPVANLKASNAITPPRPPPSRKVMESLSLGESPDTMRLKRMKERLREMNQWWNHVMSEEEEDQEDECENTPKDEPETETEKPQEEAVWVEQNGDCLVLHFKCPCGNGYQVLLNGNNCYYKLTSF; translated from the exons ATGAGTGATCAAGAAACGATTCTCTTCCGTGAAATCCAACAGGAAGATACCAACTTTGAAGCCGATGCTTTGAACCGCCTGCACCTCTCAACCGCCGTCCATCACCACCACCCCACAACCGCCACCCCCTACCAAACCGCCGCGGAGCCGCCTGAAAGCTGCACTACATTCAGTAACACCAAGAAAAGACAGTTCCTCCCTCCAACGGCGCTTCAAGAACCATCTAAAAGGGCCAACCTCCAATGCTCTTGTCCCCACGCCCCCAACGCCGCCGCTAACAACAACAGCAGCACGAACCCTTTTCTTGGTTTCACCGCTCTTCCGCTTCCACTCCCATTTCCGAGTTCTCCTTCACTTCCTCTTCGCCGCACAATCTCCGAGCCCACTCATTTTTCTGGCCATATACTGAACCCGCCATTGCAGGAGGGCCCCGTGATCAATAAAAAGGAAGCGGGGTCGTCAACAATTCTTCGAACAATATCGGATCCCACCCCTGTTGCCAATCTCAAGGCGTCGAACGCCATCACGCCGCCACGCCCGCCACCGTCAAGGAAGGTTATGGAGTCTCTGAGCCTCGGGGAGAGCCCTGATACCATG AGATTGAAAAGAATGAAAGAGAGGTTAAGAGAGATGAATCAATGGTGGAATCACGTCATGTCTGAAGAGGAAGAGGATCAAGAAGATGAATGTGAAAACACACCGAAG GACGAACCCGAGACCGAAACGGAGAAGCCTCAGGAGGAAGCTGTGTGGGTGGAGCAGAATGGGGATTGCTTGGTTCTCCATTTCAAGTGCCCCTGTGGAAATGGCTATCAGGTTCTGCTTAATGGAAACAACTGCTACTACAAATTGACAAGTTTCTGA